The Catenuloplanes niger genome includes a window with the following:
- a CDS encoding DUF742 domain-containing protein: MASAARRAPAASSSPVSSAGPGPGAGAVSGSTAEEAWYDDAAGPVVRPYAVTRGRTRPAGNLDLVTLMITTGKGARTGRSLPPEQREILRLCHSPHSVAEAAANAGLPLGTTRVLLGDLVTDGLVTAWEPPTTAPTEKILRRVLVGLRAL; encoded by the coding sequence GTGGCTTCGGCCGCGCGCCGGGCGCCCGCGGCGTCCTCGTCTCCGGTCTCGTCCGCGGGTCCGGGTCCGGGCGCGGGTGCGGTTTCGGGGTCGACCGCCGAGGAGGCCTGGTATGACGACGCGGCCGGCCCGGTGGTGCGGCCCTACGCGGTCACCCGCGGACGCACCCGCCCGGCCGGCAACCTGGACCTGGTCACCCTCATGATCACCACCGGCAAGGGCGCCCGGACCGGCCGCTCGCTCCCGCCGGAACAACGCGAGATCCTGCGTCTCTGCCACAGCCCGCACTCCGTCGCCGAGGCCGCCGCCAACGCCGGCCTCCCGCTCGGCACCACTCGCGTGCTCCTCGGCGACCTGGTCACCGATGGCCTGGTCACGGCCTGGGAACCACCCACCACCGCGCCCACCGAGAAGATCCTCCGCCGCGTGCTGGTCGGCCTGCGCGCGCTGTAG